TGGATGAGCTGGAGCCCTTCACCTCGAGGAACCTCCTCTTCAAGCGCATGGTGGAGACGCCCGCCATCGCTGGGCCCATGCGGGAGCGCTTCCGCGGACTGCTCGAAGGGCCGCTGCACCGGGACGTGGTGCTGGGGCTCATCGATGGGTACCACCGCGAGCTGCGCGCCGCGGCGCTGAAGGACGAGGCCCGCTGGGGCGAGCAGCACCGCACCTTCCCGCGCTGGAGCGGGCGCACGGACATGAACGACTACGAGGGCGAGGTGGCGTACCTGCGCTCGTGGGTGGACGCGCGCTGGCGGTTGCTGGAGGAGGAACTGCGCTGAATCACGAACAGGGGGCTGCGCGGATTTCCCGGCCCCGTTATCTGGACGCGCGGCTTGAGCTGACGCGAGGAGCGCACCCGGATGATTGACCTGTACACGTGGACGACGCCCAATGGCTACAAGGTCTCGATAGCGCTGGAGGAGCTGGGGCTGCCCTACACCGTGCACCCGCTGGACATCGGCACGGGCGTGCAGAAGCAGCCGGAGTTCCTGCGCATCAACCCCAACGGGCGCATCCCCGCCATCGTCGACAGGGACGCGGGTGACTTCGCGGTGTTCGAGTCGGGCGCCATCCTGCTGTACCTCGCGGAGAAGACGGGGAAGCTGATGCCGGCGGACGTGAAGGGCCGCTCGCGCGTCATCCAGTGGCTCATGTTCCAGATGTCCGGCGTGGGGCCCATGCAGGGGCAGGCCAACGTCTTCTTCCGCTACTTCCCGGAGAAGCTGCAGCCGGCCATCGACCGGTACCAGAACGAGACGCGGCGGCTGTACACGGTGCTCGACACGCGGCTGAAGGAGAGCGAGTACCTGGCCGGTGACTACAGCATCGCGGACATCGCGACGTGGCCGTGGGTGCGCATGCATGACTGGGCGGGCGTGTCCGTGGATGGGCTGCCGAACCTCCAGCGCTGGCTGAAGGCGATTGCCGACCGGCCCGCCGTGAAGCGCGGGCTCGACGTGCCCTTCCCCCAGAAGAATGACGCCCGGACCGAGGAGGAGCGCGTCAAGGCGGCGCGGGCCATCACCCAGCGGTAGCGGGGCCTCCAGGGTGGGGAGTCGTGCATAGACTCACGGCGCATGTCCCGCCCTGCCCTACCCTTCCCGCGCTTCTCTTGTGCCGTGGCGGTGGGGGCCGTGGGCCCGGACTCGGTGCGCCTGTGGCTGCGCTCGGACGTGCCGGGCCCGCACCGGCTGGAGGTGTGGCCGCTGAATGGCGACGGTCCGCGGCGCTCCGTCTCCTGGCACTTCGCGCCGGCTGAAGACGCGGACGGCACCGGCACCCTGCTCTACCCCGGTGACTTCGCCGACGCGCCTCCGCTCGCGTCCCTGCGGCGTCATGGCTTCCGCATCACCCGCGAAGCCGACGGGACGCTCGTGGGCGAAGGCCGCTTCGACACCGCGCCCGCGCTTCCGGAGGACACGCCCCCGTCCTTCAGCTTCGGCCTGCTGAGCTGTCACCAGCCCTTCCTGCCATCCGGCGCCGTGCGGCCCGCCTCCGAGGCCATGCTGGAGGCCACCCGCCGCACGCTGGAGTCGCACGACGCGCGCTTCCTCCTGCTGGGCGGCGACCAGGTGTACGTGGACGAGCCTCCCGCGCTGTCCCTCTTCGCTCCGGAGTACTTCCACCAGGTCGCCCCGCCAGGACGGGCGCGACTGGAGGACTGCTCGGCGGCGGAGGTGCGGCGGCTGTACCAGCACCGCTACCGCCAGTTCTGGGACCTGCCCGGCTGGCGCGGGCTGCTGGCGGACTACCCCACGTGGCCCATGATTGATGACCACGAGGTGGTGAACAACTGGGGCGCCGAGCCCGAGCACGCCGGCCCCACGTGGCGGCAGGTCGACCTGGGCGCGCGCGCGGCGTACTTCGACTACCAGGCCTCACGCGTGCTGGGCCCGGCTGCCGGTGGCCCGCCCGCCACCTTCGACTTCAGCTTCGACTACGGCAGCACCGGCATCTACGCCATGGACCTGCGCAGCCAGCGGCGTGGCGGTGAGCACCCGCGCGTCTACTCGCCCGAGCAGCTCGCGCGCCTTTCCTCGTGGCTGGAGGCACACCAGGACAGCCACGCGGTGTTCCTCCTGCTGAGCGTGCCCATGGTGTACGTGGCCTCATGGGCGTCGGTGGGCATCTCCCTGCTGCGCAGCCACCGGGGCGACGCGAGGGACCGCTGGACGCACCCGTGGAACCTGCCCGACCGGGACCGGCTGCTGGCGTTGCTGCTCGCGCACCAGCGCCGCTGTCCCGCGCAGCGCGTGGTGCTGCTCAGCGGGGACGTGCACCTGGGCTGCGCGTTCGCCATCGACTGGCTGGGCGACTCGCACGGCACGCTGTACCAGTTCACCTCCAGCGCGGTGACGCACCACACGCGTGGCTTCTCCGCGTGGGCTGCCGGCCACCTGCCTCGCACGGAGGTGCTGCTGAAGGTGGAGGACGGCCCGGTGGCGCGGCTCGTCCGGATGGACGGCGTGGAGGGCGCGGACCACAACCCCTACAGCGGGCTCAACGTGGGCGTGGTGGAGGTGAAGGACCGGGGCCCCCACTCCACCGTGCGCTTCAAGCTCGTGGGCCAGGACCCGCGCCGCCCGGACCGGCCTGTCACCGTGTTCGACACCGGCGAGCTGTGACGCCCTCCCCTACCCTCACTTCAGCGTGGCGAGGAACGCGTCGAGCTCGGCGTTGAACTTCTCCGGCGCGTCCATCATCAGCCAATGGCTCACGCCGGTGAACACGGTGTGGGGGATGCCCGGGTAGAGCAGATGATAGGCATTGGGCTGGATGAAGGCGTCCACGACGAGCGTGTGGACGGGGCCCTTGTAGCGCTCGAACACCTTGTCTGAGTCGTACGCGAGCAGGCTCTCCAGCGAGTTGACGACCACCTCGCGCGGCGTGGCGTGCAGCCAGCGCATCACCGCCTCGCGCGTGTGCGGCTTCGCGTTCTGGAGGATGGGCGCGAACCAGCCGTCGATGAAGTCGCGGTACTTCTCCGGGCGGATGCCGTCGCGGAACCAGGCGAGCTGCTCGGGAGGCAGCGGCGGCATCGTGCCGGCCGTGTCCACGAGGACGAGCCCGGCGAGCCGCTCGGGCCAGCGGATGGTGTACTCGCCCGCCACCGTGCCGCCGAGGCTGTGCCCCACGA
This DNA window, taken from Pyxidicoccus xibeiensis, encodes the following:
- a CDS encoding glutathione S-transferase family protein — protein: MIDLYTWTTPNGYKVSIALEELGLPYTVHPLDIGTGVQKQPEFLRINPNGRIPAIVDRDAGDFAVFESGAILLYLAEKTGKLMPADVKGRSRVIQWLMFQMSGVGPMQGQANVFFRYFPEKLQPAIDRYQNETRRLYTVLDTRLKESEYLAGDYSIADIATWPWVRMHDWAGVSVDGLPNLQRWLKAIADRPAVKRGLDVPFPQKNDARTEEERVKAARAITQR
- a CDS encoding alkaline phosphatase D family protein, which gives rise to MSRPALPFPRFSCAVAVGAVGPDSVRLWLRSDVPGPHRLEVWPLNGDGPRRSVSWHFAPAEDADGTGTLLYPGDFADAPPLASLRRHGFRITREADGTLVGEGRFDTAPALPEDTPPSFSFGLLSCHQPFLPSGAVRPASEAMLEATRRTLESHDARFLLLGGDQVYVDEPPALSLFAPEYFHQVAPPGRARLEDCSAAEVRRLYQHRYRQFWDLPGWRGLLADYPTWPMIDDHEVVNNWGAEPEHAGPTWRQVDLGARAAYFDYQASRVLGPAAGGPPATFDFSFDYGSTGIYAMDLRSQRRGGEHPRVYSPEQLARLSSWLEAHQDSHAVFLLLSVPMVYVASWASVGISLLRSHRGDARDRWTHPWNLPDRDRLLALLLAHQRRCPAQRVVLLSGDVHLGCAFAIDWLGDSHGTLYQFTSSAVTHHTRGFSAWAAGHLPRTEVLLKVEDGPVARLVRMDGVEGADHNPYSGLNVGVVEVKDRGPHSTVRFKLVGQDPRRPDRPVTVFDTGEL
- a CDS encoding alpha/beta fold hydrolase; this translates as MPSFLAMASTTRTVQGPAGRLAVTDSGEGGLPVLFVNSNAGHREQWAAQQAHLKQRSVSFDLRGMGDSDLDPKGRYTTVDMAEDIQAVADALGLERFVLVGHSLGGTVAGEYTIRWPERLAGLVLVDTAGTMPPLPPEQLAWFRDGIRPEKYRDFIDGWFAPILQNAKPHTREAVMRWLHATPREVVVNSLESLLAYDSDKVFERYKGPVHTLVVDAFIQPNAYHLLYPGIPHTVFTGVSHWLMMDAPEKFNAELDAFLATLK